A genomic region of Phragmites australis chromosome 2, lpPhrAust1.1, whole genome shotgun sequence contains the following coding sequences:
- the LOC133910262 gene encoding uncharacterized protein LOC133910262: MVAGRSGMLAQQLVLGCLVVAVALLALSGGVDSATGTNGTTPVVNPPRRTKYIRVSSKKRNYEVSCTDEGNPSCYIRCPTRCPNSCFVSCEYCLSFCQCDIFPGTSCGDPRFTGGDGNTFYFHGKKDQDFCIVSDADLHINAHFIGNHNPDLKRDFTWVQALGVSFGEHRLYIGARKAVEWDQDEDHIQMAFDGVPLDVDTVKNARWVSKALPALSVTRMDAVNTVMVELDGVFSISASAVPITDEDNRIHKYGRTESDSLVHLDLGFQFHNLTKDVDGVLGQTYRPNYVTRLNITAKMPIMGGAPKYLSSGLFSTDCAVSKFHRSGGVVTTFAS, from the exons ATGGTGGCGGGGCGCAGCGGCATGTTGGCTCAGCAGCTGGTACTAGGCTgcctggtggtggcggtggccctGCTTGCGCTGTCGGGCGGCGTGGACTCGGCGACGGGGACGAACGGGACGACGCCGGTCGTCAATCCCCCGCGCCGCACCAAGTACATCCGTGTAAGCTCCAAAAAGCGCAACTACGAGGTCTCCTGCACCGACGAAGGCAATCCGTCGTGCTACATCCGCTGCCCAACGCGATGCCCCAACTCTTGCTTCGTCTCCTGCGAATACTGCTTGAGCTTCTGCC AGTGTGATATCTTCCCGGGCACTTCTTGCGGCGACCCTCGCTTCACCGGCGGCGACGGCAACACCTTCTACTTCCACGGCAAGAAGGACCAGGACTTCTGCATCGTCTCCGATGCCGACCTCCACATCAACGCCCACTTCATCGGCAACCACAACCCCGACCTCAAGCGCGACTTCACCTGGGTGCAGGCCCTCGGCGTCAGCTTCGGTGAGCACCGCCTCTACATCGGCGCCCGCAAGGCCGTCGAGTGGGACCAAGACGAGGACCACATCCAGATGGCCTTCGATGGAGTGCCTCTCGACGTCGACACCGTCAAGAACGCCCGCTGGGTGTCCAAGGCCCTGCCCGCCCTGTCCGTCACGCGGATGGACGCTGTCAACACCGTCATGGTGGAGCTCGATGGCGTCTTCAGCATCTCGGCCAGTGCCGTTCCCATCACCGACGAGGACAACCGGATCCACAAGTACGGCAGGACGGAGAGCGACAGCCTCGTGCACCTCGACCTTGGTTTCCAGTTCCATAACCTCACCAAGGACGTCGACGGCGTGCTTGGCCAGACCTACCGCCCTAACTACGTCACCAGGCTGAACATCACGGCTAAGATGCCGATCATGGGCGGCGCACCAAAGTACCTCTCGTCGGGTCTCTTCTCGACGGACTGCGCCGTCTCCAAGTTCCACCGCAGCGGTGGTGTCGTCACCACATTCGCTTCTTAA